CGTCTGGCCGCCTACATCGAGAAGGCGCTCAAGCTGAAAAAACAGGTCAAAAGCGCCATGACCTATCCGGCGACGGTTGTCGGCATCGCCATCATCGTCATTTCGGTCATCCTGGTGTTCGTCATTCCGCAGTTCGAGAAGATGTTCCGAGATTTTGGCGGAGAGTTGCCCGCGCCGACGCAGTTAGTCATCGAGCTGAGCAATTTCTTCAAGGATTACATCGTGGCCATCATCATCGGCCTGGTGGTTTTCGTTGTCGGCTTCAAGCGGATCTACGCCACCAAAAGGGGACGTGAAGTGATCGACGATCTGTCCCTGAAGCTGCCGGTGTTCGGCATACTGTTGCGCAAGGTGGCGGTCGCCAAGTTCACCCGCACCCTCGGCACCATGATCGCCAGCGGCGTGCCGATTCTCGACGGTCTCGACATCGTCGCCAAGACCGCCGGCAACAAGACGGTGGAAAAGGCCATCTACCAGGTGCGGGCCAGCATCAGCGAGGGCAAGACCATCGCCGAGCCCCTGGAAAAATCGGGGGTCTTTCCGCCCATGGTCTGCCAGATGATCGCCGTCGGCGAGCAGTCGGGCGCCATCGACACCATGCTCAACAAGATCGCCGATTTCTACGACGACGAGGTCGACGACGCGGTGGCCAACCTGACCTCGATGATGGAGCCGCTGCTGATGCTCTTTCTCGGCACCACGGTTGGCGGCCTGGTCATCGCCATGTACCTGCCGATCTTCAAACTGGCCGGAACCGTCGGGGGCTAGAGCACTGCGGTTATGGTTCTGGCCGGTCCCGAAGGCTGGAAGACGCAGCCGAGCCGTCGGCACCTGACCTGGTTTCTGCTGGCCAGAATCGCCGTCATCACCATCTTTCTTGGCGGGGCCATCTTCTTTCAGCTCAGGGCAGGCATGGCTGGCGGCCATCCGGCTCTCGGCTATCTTTATGGCCTGATCGTCGCTTCCTACCTGCACGCCCTGGCTTCGGTCCTTTCACTGCCGCGCCTGCGGAACCTCGTCTTTTTCACCCAGACCCAGATCGCCTGGGATCTGCTCTTCTGTTTCTGCCTGATCTATGTAACCGGCGGCGTCGACAGTCTCTTTTCGTTCAGCTTCGTCTTCGTCATCATTGCCGCCAGCGTCTTCTTCAGCTGGCGGGACATTTTGCTGGTCGCCTCGGCTTCGGCCATCCTCTACGGGGGGCTGGTCGATTTCCAGTATTACGGTCAGCTCCCGGTCCTGCCGGGCTTGCCGCTGTCGCAGGAGATCACCGGCCAGCAGGCGTTCTCTTCCATCTTCGTGCATGTCGCCGGCTTTCTGCTGACGGCGCTGCTCTGCGCCGCCCTGGCCGAACGCTGGCGGCGCAGTGAGCAGGCCCTGCAGGCCCAGAAGATCGACTACGATGAACTCGAGGCCCTGAACCGGGTCATTCTCGAAAACATCAGCAGCGGCCTGATGATCGTCAACGAGCAGGGGCGCATCCGTTCGTTCAACCGGGCGGCTGAGCAGATCACGGGTTTTGCTCTGCAACAGGTCTACAACCGGGACGTACGGGAGCTCTTTCCCCGGCTCGATGTCTTTGGCGAAGACGGTTACCGGACACGGCAGCGGGCCGAAGCCGATATCGTCGATGCCGAGGGGCAGGTGCGCACCCTCGGCTATGCCGCCAGCCTGATCCGCGATCCCCAGGAGAGGCTGCTGGGACTGCTGGTCTCCTTTCAGGACCTGACCATGGTCAAGGAGATGGAGGAGAGGCTGCGACGGGCCGACCGTCTGGCGGCCGTCGGCCGGCTTGCGTCGGCAATGGCGCACGAGATCCGCAATCCCCTGGCATCGATCAGCGGATCGGTGCAGCTGTTGATGGAAGGCGAGAACGTCAGCGACCAGGATCGGCGGCTGATGGGCATCGTAGTGCGCGAAGCCGAACGGCTGAGCGGCCTGTTGACCGATTTTCTCGCCTATGCCCGGCCGAAGAAACCGCAGGCCGAGGTGTGCGACCTGCGGCAGCTTCTTGCCGAGGCGCTCCAGGTCTGTCGTTCCGATCCACGTTTTGCCGCCGTCGAGGTCGAAGTCCGCTGTCCGGAAGGCGCCCGTTTTCTGCTCGACCACGACCAGATCCGGCAGGTGATCTGGGATCTGCTGATCAACGCCGCCGAGGCCATGCAGCAGCGGGGGCGCATCCGCGTCAGCGTCGATCCGGATTCGGGCGGGATCGCCGTCGAGGACGACGGACCGGGAGTGCCGGTAGAGTTGCGGGAGAGGATTTTCGAACCGTTCTTCACCACCAAACCGGGAGGCACCGGGCTCGGCCTGGCAACGGTGCACGGCATCGTCGAGGCGCATGGCGGGCAGCTGATCGTCGGCAAGGGCGAGCTGGGCGGCGCCTGTTTTCGCATTCTTCTCGGCCGGCAGGCCGTCTTGAACTGAATTCAGGGAAGAAAAGCATCTGGCAAACCATTTGTCTGACGTACAGGAGGCGACATTGACCACATCCCCCCACAGAATTCTGATTGTCGACGACGAAGAAAGCATGCGCGAGTTTCTCGGCATCATGCTGAGCCGCGAGGGTTACGACGTGGAGTCGGCCCAGGACGGGGGACAGGGCATCGACATGCTGCGCCGGGGGAATTTCGACCTGGTGATAACCGATATCCAGATGCCGCGTGTTGACGGTTTCGGCGTTTTGAAGCATGTGCTTGAGCATCTTCCCGAAACCATCGTCATCATGATCACCGCCTTTTCCTCGACCGAGCAGGCGGTCGAGGCGATGAAACTCGGTGCCTACGACTACATCACCAAACCGTTCAAGAACGACGAAATCCGCCTGATCGTCAAGAACGCTCTCGAGCGGCGTGAACTGCGGCGCGAGAATCGCCAGCTGCGACGAGAACTGCAGGACCGCTATTCCTTTCACAACCTGATCGGCAAGAGCAAGGCCATGCGCGTGGTCTACGACCTGGTGGAAAAGGTGGCCGGCAGCCGGGTCAATGTGCTGATCACAGGCGAAAGCGGCACCGGCAAGGAGATGGTGGCCCGCGCCATCCACTTCAGCAGCGACCGGGCCGGCGAGGCCTTCGTGCCGATCAACTGCGGCGCCATTCCAGAAAACCTGCTGGAGAGCGAGCTGTTCGGACACGAAAAGGGATCGTTCACCGGGGCGGTGCAGAGGAAGGAAGGCCTGTTCGAGGTCGCCGCCGGCGGCACCCTGTTTCTCGACGAGATCGGCGAGCTGCCGCCGATGATGCAGGTCAAGCTGCTGCGGGTGCTGCAGGACCGGGAGATCCGCCGGGTCGGCGGCACGAAAAACATTTCGGTCGATGTCCGCATCATTGCCGCCACCAACAAGGACCTGGAAAGCGAAGTCGCCGAAGGGCGGTTCCGTGAAGATCTCTTCTACCGGCTCAACGTCATCCGCATCGACCTGCCGCCCCTGCGGCAGCGCCGCGAAGACATTCCGCTTCTGATCAACCATTTCTTCGAAAAGTACACCGGACGGCCGATGCCGCAGATCGACGACACCGCCATGCGCCATCTGCTCGACTATGCCTGGCCTGGCAACATCCGCGAGCTGGAGAACGTGGTCGAACGCTGCACCGTGCTGGGAACGGCCGACGGTCCCCTGACCTGCGACGCGCTGCCCGAGCAGATGCTGAACGCCGGTCGGGGGCGCAGCGAAAGCCTGACCGACATCCCCGAGAACGGGCTCGACCTCGAACGGTACCTGGCCGACATCGAAAAGGAGATTCTGCTCAAGGCTCTCGACCGCACGGGCGGGGTGCGCAAGAAGGCCGCCGAGCTGCTCGGCATCTCCTTCCGTTCGATGCGCTACCGTCTGGCCAAGTTCGGGCTGGGAGAGGATGACGAGACTGCCGGTGACGAATAAGCGCAGATCGGGTGACGCTGCTTGTCACCGGGAGGGGGGGCGAAGGTGTCGCCCCCGTGGGGCGGTTGCCGTAAAAAGCCGGGGATTCCCGAGGTCTAGATCTCCTTAATAAATCCTTGTAAACTTGGCACCGCCCTTGCTATATTGCAGGCCAAACGCAAAATGCTAAACTTTTCGACCGTCACGGTCGATGAAATGCACGTCAATGAATTTCGTGGTTTTGTCAACCGAGTCCTGACCGAGTCCTGGAAAGGATCAATAACCAAGCAAAAGAAAGGAGAAGGAACATGCTCAAGAAGTTCCGCAAGAACCAGAAGGGTTTCACCC
This window of the Geothermobacter ehrlichii genome carries:
- a CDS encoding two-component system sensor histidine kinase NtrB, which encodes MVLAGPEGWKTQPSRRHLTWFLLARIAVITIFLGGAIFFQLRAGMAGGHPALGYLYGLIVASYLHALASVLSLPRLRNLVFFTQTQIAWDLLFCFCLIYVTGGVDSLFSFSFVFVIIAASVFFSWRDILLVASASAILYGGLVDFQYYGQLPVLPGLPLSQEITGQQAFSSIFVHVAGFLLTALLCAALAERWRRSEQALQAQKIDYDELEALNRVILENISSGLMIVNEQGRIRSFNRAAEQITGFALQQVYNRDVRELFPRLDVFGEDGYRTRQRAEADIVDAEGQVRTLGYAASLIRDPQERLLGLLVSFQDLTMVKEMEERLRRADRLAAVGRLASAMAHEIRNPLASISGSVQLLMEGENVSDQDRRLMGIVVREAERLSGLLTDFLAYARPKKPQAEVCDLRQLLAEALQVCRSDPRFAAVEVEVRCPEGARFLLDHDQIRQVIWDLLINAAEAMQQRGRIRVSVDPDSGGIAVEDDGPGVPVELRERIFEPFFTTKPGGTGLGLATVHGIVEAHGGQLIVGKGELGGACFRILLGRQAVLN
- a CDS encoding type II secretion system F family protein, which gives rise to MAKFSWEGKNRAGKLQKGTMEAPDEAAVIAALRRQGIMPSSIKERGKGLDMEIKIPGLEPKVTTKDLVVFTRQFATMIDAGLPLVQCLDILARQQDNKTFKKILTDVKESVESGSTFADALAKHPKAFDELYVNLVAAGEVGGILDTILNRLAAYIEKALKLKKQVKSAMTYPATVVGIAIIVISVILVFVIPQFEKMFRDFGGELPAPTQLVIELSNFFKDYIVAIIIGLVVFVVGFKRIYATKRGREVIDDLSLKLPVFGILLRKVAVAKFTRTLGTMIASGVPILDGLDIVAKTAGNKTVEKAIYQVRASISEGKTIAEPLEKSGVFPPMVCQMIAVGEQSGAIDTMLNKIADFYDDEVDDAVANLTSMMEPLLMLFLGTTVGGLVIAMYLPIFKLAGTVGG
- a CDS encoding sigma-54-dependent transcriptional regulator, whose protein sequence is MTTSPHRILIVDDEESMREFLGIMLSREGYDVESAQDGGQGIDMLRRGNFDLVITDIQMPRVDGFGVLKHVLEHLPETIVIMITAFSSTEQAVEAMKLGAYDYITKPFKNDEIRLIVKNALERRELRRENRQLRRELQDRYSFHNLIGKSKAMRVVYDLVEKVAGSRVNVLITGESGTGKEMVARAIHFSSDRAGEAFVPINCGAIPENLLESELFGHEKGSFTGAVQRKEGLFEVAAGGTLFLDEIGELPPMMQVKLLRVLQDREIRRVGGTKNISVDVRIIAATNKDLESEVAEGRFREDLFYRLNVIRIDLPPLRQRREDIPLLINHFFEKYTGRPMPQIDDTAMRHLLDYAWPGNIRELENVVERCTVLGTADGPLTCDALPEQMLNAGRGRSESLTDIPENGLDLERYLADIEKEILLKALDRTGGVRKKAAELLGISFRSMRYRLAKFGLGEDDETAGDE